A section of the Saccopteryx leptura isolate mSacLep1 chromosome 4, mSacLep1_pri_phased_curated, whole genome shotgun sequence genome encodes:
- the LOC136403328 gene encoding factor in the germline alpha-like: MDAVPSSLATLAAEVLEDMLREQFGPLPQLAAICRLKHLPSGHYSSTEDLQLVLERRRVANAKERQRIKNLNQGFAKLKALVPFLPQSRKPSKVDILKGATEYIQVLSDVLEGAKDSEKQDPAHQNYNNNTSEPHISLAKELLRNNTQHASCVGLKNEEEGPWADGGRSESAYAYCQCMMATIGVISPTRILDRFPEEELLSPRLPQV; the protein is encoded by the coding sequence ATGGACGCCGTGCCCAGCTCCCTCGCCACCCTGGCGGCTGAAGTGCTGGAGGACATGCTGCGGGAGCAGTTCGGGCCACTGCCGCAGCTGGCCGCTATTTGCCGGCTCAAGCACCTGCCCTCCGGCCACTACTCGTCTACTGAGGACCTCCAGTTGGTGCTGGAGCGGCGGCGCGTGGCCAATGCCAAGGAGCGCCAGCGGATAAAAAATCTCAACCAAGGTTTTGCCAAACTGAAGGCACTGGTGCCATTTCTTCCTCAAAGCAGGAAGCCTAGCAAAGTTGATATCCTTAAAGGTGCAACTGAATACATACAAGTTCTCAGTGATGTTTTGGAAGGAGCCAAAGACTCTGAGAAACAAGACCCAGCTCATCAGAACTATAACAACAATACTTCTGAACCACATATATCCTTGGCTAAAGAGCTATTGAGAAACAACACCCAGCATGCTAGCTGTGTGGGCTTGAAGAATGAGGAGGAAGGGCCCTGGGCAGATGGTGGCCGCAGTGAGTCAGCATACGCTTATTGCCAGTGCATGATGGCTACAATTGGAGTTATCTCTCCAACCAGGATTCTGGATAGATTCCCAGAAGAAGAACTCCTGAGTCCACGGCTCCCCCAagtatga